From the Periophthalmus magnuspinnatus isolate fPerMag1 chromosome 1, fPerMag1.2.pri, whole genome shotgun sequence genome, one window contains:
- the iqce gene encoding IQ domain-containing protein E, whose amino-acid sequence MSLEASDVLSDCEELVEESFRFSDDFLEKKTTWKRMAKPPHSPKSPYLTSLNVNPRRAAVAAWRLPRASLGGSREGTPGDRDTGPARSAFLSNGHDASPIIKAKCNVSPELLKKNFRKQQKLLHSTSNGKFITSDFRDKEDMYEEIIRLKKSLQAFKTDNRQMRAKVHRLEEDNAKREKQIEELLDPTKSAEFARSLVDKKREGSVVVNGLKQRILKLEQQCREKESAHRKLQSELRTTNLEELKITVETYFEEIQRLKMLLDAAEKSCRAESKCSQRQQRVLNSTVLHLTERVSQLQQENRELREELSTEHPAGGPTGYREWSKQRLLRRLLELERRLEDKKRPAHREKSSVLLDQEVQTAASEMLDRTRPFTMATEAGIAVATMTEGGDGESALKGCLSQWEQERAELQERLRRREEELEQVKREGEKQEKEMEEWKSGQTSERDKERQQHKQEMEVLWTKLQSMEEERERQALTSSLSLSQGAGDEPTHRGELQRDRGEPLGDQPSGTEVRRKDRAARVIQRAWRSHRNMDVVLLQSTLRGHLYRQSQLKSAQTIDNNDPLTNGLLDLRSLILLQSVLRGHLSRSGCSPHSSGSAEWSGLHHSLTTAGLHSSSHTPDRSGTVDIKPDEDTGEFPAKMDHAHTVPSSQTKSGEASAGDSDDSDDIIVSPSHPIRRREVLIT is encoded by the exons ATGTCTCTGGAAGCGAGTGATGTCCTGTCAGACTGCGAGGAGCTG GTTGAGGAGAGTTTCCGCTTTTCCGATGATTTTCTGGAAAAG AAAACCACTTGGAAGAGAATGGCCAAGCCTCCTCATTCTCCCA AGTCTCCTTACCTGACTAGCCTAAATGTGAACCCGCGTAGGGCAGCAGTAGCAGCCTGGAGACTCCCACGGGCATCTCTAGGGGGCAGCAGAGAGGGCACCCCTGGGGACAGGGACACGGGGCCTGCTCGGTCTGCCTTCCTCAGCAACGGCCATG ATGCGTCCCCGATTATCAAAGCTAAATGTAATGTCTCACCAGAGCTGCTCAAGAAGAACTTCAGAAAACAGCAAAAGCTGCTCCACTCCACGTCCAATGGCAAGTTCAtca CATCTGACTTCAGAGACAAAGAGGACATGTACGAAGAGATCATCCGCCTCAAGAAg AGTCTTCAAGCATTCAAGACTGACAACAGGCAAATGAGAGCCAAAGTGCACCGCCTAGAGGAGGACAACGCCAAGCGCGAGAAGCAGATCGAGGAGCTGCTAGATCCCACCAAA agTGCAGAGTTTGCCCGCAGTTTGGTGGATAAGAAGAGAGAAGGCAGTGTG GTGGTGAATGGACTGAAGCAGCGCATACTCAAACTGGAGCAGCAGTGCAGGGAGAAGGAGAGCGCTCACCG TAAACTTCAGAGCGAGTTGAGGACCACCAACCTGGAGGAGCTAAAGATCACCGTGGAGACTTACTTTGAGGAG ATCCAAAGACTCAAGATGCTCCTGGATGCTGCAGAGAAAAG TTGCCGAGCAGAGAGTAAGTGCTCCCAGCGCCAGCAGAGGGTGCTCAACTCCACAGTTCTGCAtctgacagagagagtgagcCAGTTGCAGCAGGAGAACAGAGAGCTGAGGGAGGAACTGAGCACAGAGCACCCCGCAGGAGGGCCCACAG GTTACCGGGAGTGGAGTAAACAAAGGCTGCTGAGAAGGCTGCTAGAGCTGGAGAGG AGGCTGGAAGACAAGAAGAGGCCCGCCCACCGGGAGAAGAGCAGTGTGCTATTGGACCAGGAGGTTCAGACGGCAGCCAGTGAGATGCTAGATAGGACACGGCCGtttaccatggcaacagagGCAGGGATTGCCGTGGCAACCATGACCGAGGGCGGTGACGGGGAGTCCGCACTGAAAGGATGCCTCAGCCAATGGGAGCAAGAGAGGGCGGAGCTacaggagagactgaggaggagaga AGAGGAGCTAGAGCAGgtgaagagggaaggagaaaagcaagagaaagagatggaggagtgGAAGAGTGGACAGACCAGTGAACGGGACAAAGAACGCCAGCAGCATAA ACAGGAGATGGAGGTTCTGTGGACCAAGCTCCAAagtatggaggaggagagggagcggcAAGCTCTCACCTCTTCCCTCAGCCTCTCACAAGGAGCAGGGGATGAGCCCACTCACAGAGGGGAGCTCCAAAGAGATAGAGGGGAGCCCCTGGGAGACCAGCCTTCAGGGACAGAGGTACGGAGGAAGGATCGAGCAGCGCGCGTCATCCAGAGGGCCTGGAGGTCACACAGGAATATG gaTGTGGTGTTGTTGCAGTCCACACTAAGAGGCCATCTTTACAGACAATCTCAACTCAAG TCAGCACAGACCATAGACAACAATGACCCTCTGACAAATGGACTACTGGACCTGAGGAGCCTGATCCTGCTCCAGTCTGTGCTCAGAGGACACCTGTCACGCTCCGGCTGCTCTCCTCACAG CTCAGGGTCAGCAGAGTGGTCAGGATTACATCACAGTCTGACCACAGCAGGACTCCACAGCTCATCACATACACCTGATAGATCAG GTACTGTGGACATAAAACCTGATGAAGACACTGGTGAATTTCCTGCTAAAATGGACCACG CTCATACAGTtccttcatcacaaacaaaatCTGGTGAAGCTTCTGCAGGGGATTCTGATGATTCTGATGACATCATTGTTTCTCCATCTCATCCAATCAGAAGAAGAGAAGTCCTGATCACTTAG